Within Desulfuromonas acetexigens, the genomic segment TTTTGTGCTCTTTTCCTTACCGCCCGGGGTGTAATCTCCAGGGCGGCGGCGATCTCGGCAAGGCTCGCTAAAAACAACGTCATTTCCGGTCCCCCAGGGCCAACAGGCAGGCCTTGCAAGTGACTTTCTCGCGGTCGGTTGTGCCGTGATAAGCGGGGCGCGGCTTCGTGGTGCCGATCGTACCGACGCGACAGGCGGGGAGCACATGAGTTGCGGGGTGAAGGGCGGCGTTGTAATGGGTCTTCATTGCCCCAGCTCCTTCAGAAAGAGTTCCCGCCGCTTGCGTTCGGCGGCCAACTTCTGTTCTTCTTCCCGAATCCTCTGAACTTCGGCGCGTAAGGCATCGACGCCCGGGAGGGTGTAAATCCCGACTGTCTCGGCCAAAATCCGTATCGGGTCGGTATTGTCCACGGCGGCGCAGAATGCCGGGAGGAGTTCGGCGGGCATCCGGTGGGGGTGGCTTTCCGCCGTCCAACTGTTCAGCATGTTGACCGTGACGGTCTGCCCGGCAAGGTGGGTCATTTCATCGGCTATCGCGTCCCGGCTCTTGGCGGCCTTCTTCATGGCCTGGCGTATCGTTGCCATGAATCGGGAAGAGATAGACAACCGGCCCGGCTGGGCGGCGATCCGTTCGGCCTGCTCTTGCTTGAGAAGGTCGAAAAGGCCAAGCTGCCCGGCGGCGTTGACAATTCTTTTTCGGCCCTTTGTCATTGTTTAGCCAAACTTGTTAGGTTAGAATCCTGAACAACGGGAAATCGTTCCGGCCAAATATCGCAAGGACGAAGCCCAAGCTTCTCGGCAATGGCGGAACAGCAGCGGGCGGAAATGGCGGGCTTTTTCGCGGCCGATGTTACCGCAGCACGGGAAAGCCCCAGCTCTTTGGCGATAGCCGCATAAGAGGAACCGGCCGCCCGAAGATTGGCCATGATCCAGACGTTTCTTAATTCGGGATTTCTGGGGGGGCGAGTAGCGAACATTCGACCGGCCCTTTCTGTGTGTCAAAGGTGGGAAGGTGTCTATACTTGTGTATTACCATAATCCCTAAAATCGGGAATGTAAATCCCGTTTTTTGAGTTCCTACTATTAAAATTCGTTCATTCCTTGTTTGTTTTTAGGGATTATCAAATATTTCAGTAACTTAAGACGTGCGGAACCGTGGGATTTTTATTTTGCAAAAGTTCCGCACCTGCGGGGGAGAAGTCGGAACCAATGACGATAGGCGAGAGGCTGAAGAGGGTTCGAGGAGGGCTCAGGCAACAGGACTTTGCCAAGAAAATAGGTGCGCCAAAATCGACGGTTAGCCGCTGGGAGCGAGGCGATCAAACCCCCAGTTACGAGGCTCTAAACGCGATTCTTGAAGCCTTCCCAGAAGTAAACCCGAGTTGGTTGGTGACCGGGGAAGGCCCGTTTATGAGGACTGCGGTAGAAAGGGGAAAGCGGGAGTTTCAAGACGATGAATTGCATGTGAATGTATTGCAGGCCCTCATTGAAACACTAAGCTGTTCAGGTGAGAAAAAATCTAGGAAATACGCATATCTAACTTTTGACCTGATTAACCTTATCGCGGAACTCAGGGAGCACTTGCCAAGCGTCACAGAAATAAAGGCTATGTTTTCCGCTCTGTTTTTCCTGGTAGACGGTGCCGAACGTTATGACGAAAAAGAAGGGCCAGAAGAAGCCAGGGGAATAGTTGAGGCATTGTTGAAAGTAATAAGTGGCCCGGAACCAAGGAGAAATCCCAAAAATGAGAAATAGCGTCCCGTTTACGGGCCTTGTTCGATAGATTCCTTGAAGGCTTTTTGAAGGGTCTTGAAGGGTGTCTTGCGATTTAGTGTTTCTATTGTCCGAAAATTGCCGAAGCGCCAATT encodes:
- a CDS encoding helix-turn-helix domain-containing protein, whose amino-acid sequence is MANLRAAGSSYAAIAKELGLSRAAVTSAAKKPAISARCCSAIAEKLGLRPCDIWPERFPVVQDSNLTSLAKQ
- a CDS encoding helix-turn-helix domain-containing protein, which codes for MTIGERLKRVRGGLRQQDFAKKIGAPKSTVSRWERGDQTPSYEALNAILEAFPEVNPSWLVTGEGPFMRTAVERGKREFQDDELHVNVLQALIETLSCSGEKKSRKYAYLTFDLINLIAELREHLPSVTEIKAMFSALFFLVDGAERYDEKEGPEEARGIVEALLKVISGPEPRRNPKNEK